Proteins encoded together in one Macadamia integrifolia cultivar HAES 741 chromosome 8, SCU_Mint_v3, whole genome shotgun sequence window:
- the LOC122085468 gene encoding UPF0481 protein At3g47200-like: protein MASIGPFHRDKEHLKPMEPHKLRYLNDFLTRSQFQATLENYVNVITELEDKARQCYSEIIQESKEEFVKMMVIDGCFILELILKITNDDPDMIMNTPWMFYFIKYDLILLENQLPFFVLERLYELFTGNSNSNGLDALIFNFFQILVPQSHSITPESNQFRCLEVVESFPKAAVASTIRPHHLLHFVRDLFLQTSSGRWRPRDPGPIMSIHCAIELEEACVKFEKEVKKKTCLLDITFQKSVGNSNHYNSGWD from the coding sequence ATGGCCTCCATTGGCCCTTTCCACCGCGACAAGGAACACTTAAAACCCATGGAACCACATAAGTTGAGATATTTGAATGATTTTCTAACCCGAAGCCAATTTCAGGCAACCTTGGAGAATTATGTTAATGTTATTACAGAATTGGAAGACAAAGCTAGGCAATGTTACTCGGAAATTATCCAAGAATCTAAAGAAGAGTTTGTGAAAATGATGGTAATTGATGGTTGCTTCATACTTGAGCTCATCCTTAAGATTACTAACGATGATCCAGATATGATAATGAATACCCCATGgatgttttattttataaagtACGACCTGATTCTACTAGAAAatcaacttcctttctttgttcTTGAGCGTCTCTATGAACTATTCACAGGGAATTCTAATTCTAATGGACTTGATGCACtcatcttcaatttctttcAAATTCTAGTGCCACAGTCCCACAGCATTACCCCTGAAAGTAATCAATTTCGATGCTTAGAGGTAGTCGAATCGTTTCCCAAGGCGGCAGTGGCCTCCACAATCAGACCTCACCATTTGCTTCATTTTGTACGAGATTTGTTCCTCCAAACATCCTCAGGGCGGTGGAGGCCACGGGATCCTGGACCAATCATGTCCATCCATTGTGCAATAGAGCTTGAGGAGGCCTGTGTCAAGTTTGAGAAggaggtgaagaagaagacatgtTTGTTGGACATAACATTTCAAAAGAGTGTTGGAAATTCCAACCATTACAATTCAGGATGGGACTGA
- the LOC122085384 gene encoding UPF0481 protein At3g47200-like isoform X2 encodes MADVTETKREHNCHEDPHIFASVDDNTVREDKSRRGDEVISVLVLESIEKDRKKVCPLSFNCSIYRVPNPQFKRKPEAYIPRMVSIGPFHCDKEHLKPMEAQKLRYLNDFLTRSQFQATLENYVNVITELEDKARQCYSEIIQESKEEFVKMMVIDGCFILELILKITNDDPDMIMNTPWMFYFIKYDMILLENQLPFFVLERLYELFTGNSNSNGLDTLIFSFFQILVPQSHSITPESYQFRCSEVVEPFSKAAVASTIRPHHLLHFVRDLFLQTSSGRWRPEDPGPIMSIHCAIELEEACVKFEKEVKKKTCLLDITFQNGVLEIPTITIQDGTESLLRNLIAFEQSSSVYKNYITDYALFMDDLINSATDVELLQKKGIIKNWLGEPKDVAALFNGLLKDVTTGRDYFYNVRHELEKYYETPWHKWKASLMQKYFNSPWASISLIAASILLFLTVIQTVCSILQVT; translated from the exons ATGGCGGATGTTACGGAAACCAAAAGGGAACACAACTGCCATGAAGATCCCCATATTTTCGCTTCAGTTGATGATAATACTGTAAGAGAAGACAAGAGCAGGAGAGGAGATGAAGTTATTAGTGTATTGGTGCTGGAATCCATCGAGAAAGATCGTAAAAAGGTTTGTCCCTTGTCATTCAATTGCAGCATTTACCGAGTTCCCAATCCACAGTTTAAAAGAAAACCAGAAGCCTACATTCCTCGTATGGTCTCCATTGGCCCTTTTCACTGCGACAAGGAACACTTAAAACCTATGGAAGCACAAAAGTTGAGATATTTGAATGATTTTCTAACCCGAAGCCAATTTCAGGCAACCTTGGAGAATTATGTTAATGTTATTACAGAATTGGAAGACAAAGCTAGGCAATGTTACTCGGAAATTATCCAAGAATCTAAAGAAGAGTTTGTGAAAATGATGGTAATTGATGGTTGCTTCATACTTGAGCTCATCCTTAAGATTACTAACGATGATCCAGATATGATAATGAATACCCCATGgatgttttattttataaagtACGACATGATTCTACTAGAAAatcaacttcctttctttgttcTTGAGCGTCTCTATGAACTATTCACAGGGAATTCTAATTCTAATGGACTTGATACACTCATCTTCAGTTTCTTCCAAATTCTAGTGCCACAATCCCACAGCATTACCCCTGAAAGTTATCAATTTCGATGCTCAGAGGTAGTTGAACCGTTTTCTAAGGCGGCAGTGGCCTCCACAATCAGACCTCACCATTTGCTTCATTTTGTACGAGATTTGTTCCTCCAAACATCCTCAGGGCGGTGGAGGCCAGAGGATCCTGGACCAATCATGTCCATCCATTGTGCAATAGAGCTTGAGGAGGCCTGTGTCAAGTTTGAGAAggaggtgaagaagaagacatgtTTGTTGGACATAACATTTCAAAATGGAGTGTTAGAAATTCCAACCATTACAATTCAGGATGGGACTGAGTCTCTACTTCGAAACCTCATTGCTTTTGAACAGTCTAGTTCTGTGTACAAGAACTACATCACGGATTATGCTTTGTTCATGGATGACCTTATCAACTCTGCCACAGATGTTGAGTTGCttcagaaaaagggaattaTTAAGAACTGGCTTGGTGAACCAAAAGATGTGGCTGCCTTATTTAATGGTCTTCTGAAAGATGTTACTACAGGGAGAGATTACTTCTACAATGTTCGCCATGAATTGGAGAAATATTATGAGACTCCATGGCACAAATGGAAG GCAAGTTTGATGCAAAAGTATTTCAATTCTCCATGGGCATCCATTTCTCTCATTGCTGCATCAATTCTCCTCTTCTTGACTGTCATACAGACCGTTTGTTCCATCCTACAAGTCACATGA
- the LOC122085384 gene encoding UPF0481 protein At3g47200-like isoform X1: MADVTETKREHNCHEDPHIFASVDDNTVREDKSRRGDEVISVLVLESIEKDRKKVCPLSFNCSIYRVPNPQFKRKPEAYIPRMVSIGPFHCDKEHLKPMEAQKLRYLNDFLTRSQFQATLENYVNVITELEDKARQCYSEIIQESKEEFVKMMVIDGCFILELILKITNDDPDMIMNTPWMFYFIKYDMILLENQLPFFVLERLYELFTGNSNSNGLDTLIFSFFQILVPQSHSITPESYQFRCSEVVEPFSKAAVASTIRPHHLLHFVRDLFLQTSSGRWRPEDPGPIMSIHCAIELEEACVKFEKEVKKKTCLLDITFQNGVLEIPTITIQDGTESLLRNLIAFEQSSSVYKNYITDYALFMDDLINSATDVELLQKKGIIKNWLGEPKDVAALFNGLLKDVTTGRDYFYNVRHELEKYYETPWHKWKASLMQKYFNSPWASISLIAASILLFLTVIQTVCSILQVT, translated from the coding sequence ATGGCGGATGTTACGGAAACCAAAAGGGAACACAACTGCCATGAAGATCCCCATATTTTCGCTTCAGTTGATGATAATACTGTAAGAGAAGACAAGAGCAGGAGAGGAGATGAAGTTATTAGTGTATTGGTGCTGGAATCCATCGAGAAAGATCGTAAAAAGGTTTGTCCCTTGTCATTCAATTGCAGCATTTACCGAGTTCCCAATCCACAGTTTAAAAGAAAACCAGAAGCCTACATTCCTCGTATGGTCTCCATTGGCCCTTTTCACTGCGACAAGGAACACTTAAAACCTATGGAAGCACAAAAGTTGAGATATTTGAATGATTTTCTAACCCGAAGCCAATTTCAGGCAACCTTGGAGAATTATGTTAATGTTATTACAGAATTGGAAGACAAAGCTAGGCAATGTTACTCGGAAATTATCCAAGAATCTAAAGAAGAGTTTGTGAAAATGATGGTAATTGATGGTTGCTTCATACTTGAGCTCATCCTTAAGATTACTAACGATGATCCAGATATGATAATGAATACCCCATGgatgttttattttataaagtACGACATGATTCTACTAGAAAatcaacttcctttctttgttcTTGAGCGTCTCTATGAACTATTCACAGGGAATTCTAATTCTAATGGACTTGATACACTCATCTTCAGTTTCTTCCAAATTCTAGTGCCACAATCCCACAGCATTACCCCTGAAAGTTATCAATTTCGATGCTCAGAGGTAGTTGAACCGTTTTCTAAGGCGGCAGTGGCCTCCACAATCAGACCTCACCATTTGCTTCATTTTGTACGAGATTTGTTCCTCCAAACATCCTCAGGGCGGTGGAGGCCAGAGGATCCTGGACCAATCATGTCCATCCATTGTGCAATAGAGCTTGAGGAGGCCTGTGTCAAGTTTGAGAAggaggtgaagaagaagacatgtTTGTTGGACATAACATTTCAAAATGGAGTGTTAGAAATTCCAACCATTACAATTCAGGATGGGACTGAGTCTCTACTTCGAAACCTCATTGCTTTTGAACAGTCTAGTTCTGTGTACAAGAACTACATCACGGATTATGCTTTGTTCATGGATGACCTTATCAACTCTGCCACAGATGTTGAGTTGCttcagaaaaagggaattaTTAAGAACTGGCTTGGTGAACCAAAAGATGTGGCTGCCTTATTTAATGGTCTTCTGAAAGATGTTACTACAGGGAGAGATTACTTCTACAATGTTCGCCATGAATTGGAGAAATATTATGAGACTCCATGGCACAAATGGAAGGCAAGTTTGATGCAAAAGTATTTCAATTCTCCATGGGCATCCATTTCTCTCATTGCTGCATCAATTCTCCTCTTCTTGACTGTCATACAGACCGTTTGTTCCATCCTACAAGTCACATGA